Proteins from a genomic interval of Microbacterium imperiale:
- a CDS encoding response regulator: MIGVLLVDDEALTLDLHRHYVERLEGFRVVGECSGARSALSALLDGPLAPEIDLVLLDMTMPDGTGLDVLRHLRARARTVDVIAITSVRDADVVRQAVGLGAMHYLVKPFTFAMFQERMTQYARYRERASETTGAATQAEIDALLGALRPVTAPIPKGLAPETLERVSAGLRSAGALSAREAAASLGLSRVAARRYLEHLADGGRAERAQRYGTPGRPETEYRWRG; encoded by the coding sequence GTGATCGGCGTGCTGCTCGTCGATGACGAGGCCCTCACCCTCGACCTCCACCGGCACTACGTCGAACGGCTCGAGGGGTTCCGTGTCGTCGGCGAATGCTCGGGTGCACGGTCGGCGCTCAGCGCGCTGCTCGATGGCCCGCTGGCGCCCGAGATCGACCTCGTCCTCCTCGACATGACGATGCCCGACGGCACGGGACTCGACGTGCTGCGCCACCTGCGGGCTCGGGCGCGCACCGTCGACGTCATCGCGATCACGTCGGTGCGCGACGCCGACGTCGTGCGACAGGCGGTCGGCCTCGGGGCCATGCACTACCTCGTCAAGCCGTTCACGTTCGCGATGTTCCAGGAGCGGATGACGCAGTACGCGCGGTACCGCGAACGGGCGAGCGAGACGACGGGGGCGGCGACGCAGGCAGAGATCGACGCTCTGCTCGGTGCGCTGCGACCGGTGACGGCGCCCATTCCGAAAGGCCTCGCGCCCGAGACGCTGGAACGGGTGTCCGCCGGCCTGAGGTCCGCGGGCGCGCTCTCGGCCCGCGAGGCCGCGGCCTCGCTCGGGCTGTCGCGCGTCGCGGCGCGGCGCTATCTCGAGCATCTGGCCGACGGCGGACGCGCCGAACGCGCCCAGCGCTACGGAACACCGGGCCGCCCCGAGACCGAGTACCGCTGGCGCGGCTGA
- a CDS encoding glycosyltransferase, translated as MRVAVVTESFLPHMNGVTGSVLQVLDHLERRGHEAFVIAPGAGREHPLAMPGRSVPSLPLPRYPAVRVAAPPVASITRALRSFRPDVIHLASPFVLGWQGLLAAEGLDAPSVAVYQTDVVAYTERYGLPHATALAAAHVRRLHRRATLTLAPSEAARAQLADLGVDRVSIWGRGVDGIRFAPHRRDDSWRARIVPGTTRGEVIVGYVGRLAPEKQVEDLAALASLEGVRLVIVGDGPARPALERLLPDAVFLGHLQGVELATAMASFDVFVHPGESETFGQTIQEAQASGVPVVATGRGGPLDLVRNSIDGWLYRPGDAADLRARVADLAGDAAKRRAFADAARSAVADRTWESLGDALLSHYERAAALHGIDRGLRVRVWPRPDPAPANSAPPLWRRYVALGDSITEGLCDTSRVPAGAYRGWADRLAQLLALAAPRSAGQAAAFQYANLAVRSRRVRHLVDEQVPACLALRPDLVSVLIGANDLVRARVDVAAVADEVEIAVRRLRDSGADVLLGTVFLPERAAAGVLARRFAAYNARLRAIAAATGAILLDLEAVPELGRVELWADDKVHLRSRGHRLVAYRAAEALGVPDAEALGDLDEALHLDEDPPLAGTWLRRDALPWMWRRLRGRTAGDGIVAKQPVYLRIGPSDRRRSSLSQ; from the coding sequence GTGAGAGTCGCGGTGGTCACCGAGTCCTTCCTGCCCCACATGAACGGGGTCACCGGTTCCGTGCTCCAGGTGCTCGATCATCTCGAGCGACGTGGACACGAGGCCTTCGTCATCGCCCCCGGCGCCGGCCGTGAGCACCCGCTCGCGATGCCCGGGCGCTCCGTGCCGTCGCTGCCGCTGCCGCGTTACCCGGCGGTCCGGGTCGCCGCACCCCCGGTCGCCTCGATCACCCGCGCTCTGCGCTCCTTCCGCCCCGATGTGATTCACCTCGCGTCGCCGTTCGTCCTCGGGTGGCAGGGCCTGCTCGCCGCGGAGGGGCTGGACGCGCCGAGCGTCGCGGTCTACCAGACCGACGTCGTCGCCTACACCGAGCGCTACGGCCTGCCGCACGCGACCGCGCTCGCCGCCGCGCACGTGCGCCGGCTGCATCGGCGCGCGACCCTCACGCTGGCCCCGTCCGAAGCGGCGCGGGCGCAGCTGGCGGACCTCGGCGTGGATCGGGTCTCGATCTGGGGCCGCGGCGTCGACGGCATCCGATTCGCTCCGCATCGCCGGGACGACAGCTGGCGGGCGCGCATCGTTCCCGGAACGACGCGCGGCGAGGTCATCGTCGGATACGTGGGCCGGCTCGCGCCCGAGAAGCAGGTCGAGGACCTGGCCGCGCTCGCTTCGCTCGAGGGAGTGCGTCTGGTCATCGTCGGAGACGGTCCTGCTCGGCCGGCGCTCGAGCGGCTGCTTCCGGATGCCGTCTTCCTCGGGCACCTGCAGGGCGTCGAGCTGGCGACCGCGATGGCGAGCTTCGACGTGTTCGTGCATCCCGGTGAGAGCGAGACGTTCGGCCAGACGATCCAGGAGGCGCAGGCCAGCGGGGTGCCGGTAGTCGCGACGGGACGCGGCGGTCCGCTCGATCTGGTGCGCAACAGCATCGACGGCTGGCTGTATCGGCCCGGCGACGCCGCGGATCTGCGCGCGCGGGTCGCCGACCTCGCCGGGGATGCCGCCAAGCGCCGAGCCTTCGCCGACGCCGCGCGCTCCGCCGTCGCGGACCGCACGTGGGAGAGCCTCGGTGACGCGCTGCTGTCGCACTACGAGCGCGCGGCCGCGCTGCACGGCATCGACCGTGGTCTGCGCGTCCGGGTGTGGCCGCGCCCCGACCCGGCTCCGGCGAACAGTGCACCGCCGCTCTGGCGTCGGTACGTCGCTCTCGGCGACTCCATCACCGAGGGGCTCTGCGACACCTCACGGGTGCCGGCGGGAGCCTACCGGGGCTGGGCCGACCGGCTCGCGCAGCTGCTGGCGCTCGCCGCCCCGCGTTCCGCCGGCCAGGCGGCAGCGTTCCAGTACGCCAACCTGGCCGTGCGCAGCCGGCGCGTGCGGCACCTCGTCGACGAGCAGGTGCCGGCCTGTCTCGCGTTGCGACCCGACCTCGTGTCGGTGCTCATCGGGGCGAACGACCTCGTGCGTGCGCGGGTCGACGTCGCCGCCGTGGCGGACGAGGTCGAGATCGCCGTCCGGCGTCTGCGCGACTCCGGAGCCGATGTGCTGCTGGGCACCGTCTTCCTGCCGGAGCGGGCGGCGGCGGGCGTGCTCGCGCGCCGGTTCGCCGCCTACAACGCGCGACTGCGTGCGATCGCCGCCGCGACCGGCGCGATCCTGCTCGACCTCGAGGCCGTACCCGAGCTCGGGCGCGTCGAGCTGTGGGCCGACGACAAGGTGCACCTGCGCTCGCGTGGCCACCGACTCGTCGCCTATCGCGCGGCTGAAGCGCTCGGCGTCCCCGATGCCGAGGCGCTCGGTGACCTCGACGAGGCGCTGCACCTCGACGAGGACCCACCGCTCGCCGGAACCTGGCTGCGCCGCGACGCGCTGCCCTGGATGTGGCGCCGGCTGCGCGGTCGCACCGCCGGCGACGGCATCGTGGCTAAGCAGCCGGTGTATCTGCGGATCGGCCCATCGGATCGCCGGCGGTCGTCGTTGTCGCAGTGA
- a CDS encoding sensor histidine kinase, translating into MALRRTRSAASLVFVAVTVAVAVLSLAIAGILIVDGQRTARGEAERVTQAVAQTVADTAQVADALASADAADASALLQPQVEQVIVDARVDFVTIMDPDGIRITHRDRERIGEPYLGSIPAAPVALTEEFTGTLGPSVRTIVPVERGDRIVGWVSVGVTIGSITATLGPRLLVVAGIAAALLAAGLVGAVVARRATRQVTGDLPAGAIRDAVSSFESLRTLGEALRAQTHEHGNRMHTAIALLELGRTAEAIEILAETSRQSQVLVDQVAARRDGDPTVGALLLGKASQAKERGIRWRSHIEPDAPRSVLTPVDAVSVVGNLIDNALDAAASGPEPRWVEVRMTRTTDDELEITVSDSGAGVPAELEGRIFEHGFSTKPAGADGRGVGLALVSASVDDAGGSLALEREPTTFRVVLPRRDP; encoded by the coding sequence ATGGCGCTCAGACGCACCCGCAGTGCGGCCTCGCTCGTCTTCGTCGCCGTCACGGTCGCCGTCGCCGTGCTCAGCCTCGCGATCGCCGGCATCCTGATCGTCGACGGACAGCGCACGGCGCGGGGCGAGGCCGAACGCGTCACACAAGCCGTCGCGCAGACCGTCGCCGACACCGCTCAGGTCGCCGACGCCCTCGCATCCGCCGACGCCGCGGATGCGTCCGCGCTGCTGCAGCCGCAGGTCGAGCAGGTCATCGTCGATGCGCGCGTGGACTTCGTCACGATCATGGACCCCGACGGCATCCGCATCACGCACCGCGACCGGGAGCGCATCGGCGAACCGTATCTCGGCTCGATCCCCGCCGCCCCCGTCGCGCTCACCGAGGAGTTCACCGGCACACTCGGCCCGTCGGTCCGCACGATCGTCCCCGTCGAGCGCGGCGATCGGATCGTCGGCTGGGTGTCGGTCGGCGTGACGATCGGCAGCATCACCGCGACCCTCGGTCCCCGGCTGCTTGTGGTGGCCGGCATCGCCGCGGCTCTGCTGGCCGCCGGCCTCGTCGGCGCCGTGGTCGCCCGCCGCGCCACCCGTCAGGTCACCGGCGACCTGCCGGCCGGGGCGATCCGCGACGCGGTGTCGTCGTTCGAGTCGCTGCGCACGCTCGGCGAGGCTCTGCGGGCGCAGACCCACGAACACGGGAACCGCATGCACACGGCCATCGCGCTGCTCGAGCTCGGGCGCACCGCCGAGGCGATCGAGATCCTGGCCGAGACGTCGCGCCAGAGCCAGGTACTCGTCGATCAGGTCGCCGCGCGCCGCGACGGCGACCCCACCGTGGGCGCGCTGCTGCTGGGCAAGGCGTCGCAGGCGAAAGAGCGCGGCATCCGATGGCGCTCGCACATCGAGCCCGACGCGCCGCGTTCCGTCCTCACCCCCGTCGATGCGGTGTCGGTCGTGGGTAACCTCATCGACAATGCCCTGGATGCCGCTGCGAGCGGCCCCGAACCGCGCTGGGTGGAGGTGAGGATGACCCGAACGACGGACGACGAGCTCGAGATCACCGTGTCGGACTCCGGCGCCGGCGTACCGGCCGAACTCGAGGGGCGGATCTTCGAGCACGGCTTCTCGACCAAGCCGGCCGGCGCGGACGGGCGCGGGGTGGGCCTGGCCCTCGTGTCGGCGAGCGTCGACGACGCCGGCGGCTCGCTCGCACTCGAACGCGAACCCACGACGTTCCGCGTCGTCCTGCCGCGGAGGGACCCGTGA